The following proteins are encoded in a genomic region of Neisseria perflava:
- the fba gene encoding class II fructose-bisphosphate aldolase (catalyzes the reversible aldol condensation of dihydroxyacetonephosphate and glyceraldehyde 3-phosphate in the Calvin cycle, glycolysis, and/or gluconeogenesis), whose amino-acid sequence MALVSMRQLLDHAAENSYGLPAFNVNNLEQMRAIMEAADQVNAPVIVQASAGARKYAGAPFLRHLILAAVEEFPHIPVVMHQDHGASPDVCQRSIQLGFSSVMMDGSLMEDGKTPSSYEYNVNATRTVVNFSHACGVSVEGEIGVLGNLETGEAGEEDGVGAVGKLSHDQMLTSVEDAVRFVKDTGVDALAIAVGTSHGAYKFTRPPTGDVLRIDRIKEIHQALPNTHIVMHGSSSVPQEWLKVINEHGGKIGETYGVPVEEIVEGIKHGVRKVNIDTDLRLASTGAIRRFMAENPSEFDPRKYLSKTVEAMKQICLDRYLAFGCEGQADKIKPISLEKMATKYAKGELNQIVK is encoded by the coding sequence ATGGCACTCGTATCCATGCGCCAACTGTTGGACCATGCTGCCGAAAACAGCTACGGTCTGCCCGCATTCAACGTTAACAACCTCGAACAGATGCGCGCCATCATGGAGGCGGCCGACCAAGTCAACGCCCCCGTTATCGTTCAAGCATCCGCAGGCGCACGCAAATACGCAGGTGCCCCATTCCTGCGCCATCTGATTTTGGCCGCAGTCGAAGAATTCCCGCATATCCCTGTCGTAATGCACCAAGACCACGGCGCATCTCCTGATGTGTGCCAACGCTCCATCCAACTAGGCTTCTCCTCCGTGATGATGGACGGCTCGCTGATGGAAGACGGCAAAACCCCTTCTTCTTACGAATACAACGTCAACGCCACCCGTACCGTCGTTAACTTCTCCCACGCTTGCGGCGTGTCTGTTGAAGGTGAAATCGGCGTATTGGGCAACCTCGAAACCGGCGAAGCCGGCGAAGAGGACGGCGTAGGCGCAGTGGGCAAACTTTCCCACGACCAAATGCTGACCAGCGTTGAAGATGCCGTACGTTTCGTTAAAGATACCGGCGTTGACGCACTGGCGATTGCCGTCGGTACCAGCCACGGCGCATACAAATTCACCCGTCCGCCCACAGGCGATGTATTGCGTATCGACCGCATCAAAGAAATCCACCAAGCTCTGCCGAACACCCACATCGTGATGCACGGCTCCAGCTCCGTTCCGCAAGAATGGCTGAAAGTCATCAACGAACACGGCGGCAAAATCGGTGAAACCTACGGCGTACCCGTAGAAGAAATCGTCGAAGGCATCAAACACGGTGTCCGCAAAGTCAACATCGATACCGACTTGCGCCTCGCCTCTACCGGTGCCATCCGCCGCTTCATGGCAGAAAACCCATCCGAATTCGACCCGCGCAAATACTTGAGCAAAACCGTCGAAGCCATGAAACAAATCTGTCTTGACCGCTACCTCGCATTCGGTTGCGAAGGCCAAGCCGACAAAATCAAACCGATTTCTTTGGAAAAAATGGCAACCAAATACGCAAAAGGCGAATTGAACCAAATCGTTAAATAA